From the genome of Macadamia integrifolia cultivar HAES 741 unplaced genomic scaffold, SCU_Mint_v3 scaffold342, whole genome shotgun sequence, one region includes:
- the LOC122068117 gene encoding oxysterol-binding protein-related protein 1C-like produces MVSEWNPAAPSSASSSSFTEFVDMPSHPPPSTNATPRSDSTNSRRESPVNLSSSNSHNFNGGLRTNSYNKFNNGGGDFGSLRLSMRSGGPPSMELLSRLSSLHDPQLLSIDRRDCVKINDIVGNGICGILYKWVNYSKGWRPQWFVLQDGVLSYYKIHGLDMIVVTQETKKGSKIIGDESLRRISRRKNGQSQLRQKPFDMVDPQEQIG; encoded by the exons ATGGTTTCGGAATGGAATCCGGCGGCGCCGTCATCGGCTTCGTCGTCTTCATTTACAGAGTTTGTTGACATGCCTTCTCATCCACCACCATCGACGAACGCCACACCCAGATCTGATTCCACGAATAGCCGCCGTGAATCTCCTGTCAATCTTAGCAGTAGCAATAGCCACAATTTCAATGGCGGGCTTCGCACCAACAGTTATAATAAATTCAATAACGGGGGTGGCGATTTTGGCAGCTTGCGCTTGAGTATGAGGTCTGGTGGTCCGCCATCGATGGAGTTGTTGTCGAGGTTGTCGTCGTTGCACGATCCACAACTGTTGTCGATCGATCGCAGAGATTGTGTGAAGATCAACGACATAGTTGGGAACGGCATCTGTGGAATTCTTTATAAGTGGGTGAATTATAGTAAAGGTTGGAGGCCACAGTGGTTTGTTCTTCAGGATGGTGTTTTGTCTTATTACAAGATCCATGGACTCGACATGATCGTCGTCACTCAAGAAACCAAGAAAGGATCGAAGATCATTGGAGATGAATCGCTCCGTCGGATCAGTCGCCGCAAGAATGGCCAATCACAACTCCGCCAGAAGCCATTCG ATATGGTCGATCCGCAAGAGCAAATCGGATGA
- the LOC122068114 gene encoding two-component response regulator-like APRR2 isoform X2, whose translation MVCTADDQLGWKDFPKGLRVLLLDDDSDSAAEIKSRLQKMDYIVFTFCNENEALKAISNKTECFHVAIVEVSTGDNHGSFRFLESARDLPTIMTSNIHCLSTMMKCIAALNAGGTCVSKSLKPIKDNIVSRLQLQVETMNSESENLLQMESEGQDLKHNHDHSAASDRFPAPSTPQLKQGGRSVDDGDHQDQANCAMEKESGDQEAESKSVDITYRNPAEETTIKVDLEPGARGAGIKEEDYSPDGSKTGTTISSHQNDKDKIADSGIEEKTSNLPSFCGTRVNKRKIKVDWTPELHKRFVQAVEQLGVDQAIPSRILELMKVDGLTRHNVASHLQKYRMHRRLIMPKEDDRIWHHPRDTMQRLYAQNPVMAYPPYHANHGVSTNQIYPVWGHPSTHHPSGIQRWGHSGFPSWQPSEVWPWKSYAGMHDDAWGCPVMPTPLVPSSPFPQVHIYPGCHGSDTVQEPGSLQKLQLELNLGEEEMIDRVVKEAINKPWLPLPLGLKSPSTESVLSELHRQGISTIPPHTSTNINSC comes from the exons ATGGTTTGCACTGCAGATGATCAACTGGGCTGGAAGGATTTTCCTAAAGGCCTCAGGGTTCTTCTCCTTGACGACGACAGTGACTCGGCTGCTGAGATAAAATCCAGACTTCAGAAAATGGACTACATTG TTTTCACATTCTGCAATGAGAATGAAGCATTGAAAGCAATTTCAAACAAAACCGAGTGCTTCCATGTTGCCATAGTGGAG GTCAGCACAGGCGATAACCATGGGAGTTTCAGGTTTCTCGAGAGTGCCAGGGACCTACCCACCATCA TGACGTCAAATATCCATTGCTTAAGCACTATGATGAAGTGCATTGCA GCCTTGAATGCAGGGGGAACATGCGTTTCCAAATCACTGAAGCCCATCAAAGATAACATAGTTTCCAGGCTTCAGCTCCAAGTGGAAACCATGAACTCAGAGAGTGAAAATCTGTTGCAAATGGAAAGCGAAGGCCAGGACCTCAAGCATAACCATGACCACTCAGCAGCTAGTGATAGGTTTCCAGCACCTTCAACCCCACAATTGAAACAGGGGGGAAGATCTGTAGACGATGGTGACCATCAAGACCAGGCTAACTGCGCAATGGAGAAAGAGTCTGGGGATCAAGAAGCAGAATCGAAATCTGTCGACATTACTTACAGAAATCCAGCTGAGGAAACTACTATTAAAGTTGATTTAGAACCAGGCGCCAGAGGTGCTGGGATCAAAGAGGAGGATTACTCACCTGATGGTTCTAAGACTGGAACCACTATATCTTCTCATCAGAATGACAAAGACAAGATAGCGGATTCTGGAATTGAGGAAAAGACATCAAACCTTCCTTCTTTTTGTGGGACCAGAGTAAACAAGAGAAAGATAAAG gtcgACTGGACTCCTGAACTGCACAAACGGTTTGTGCAAGCAGTTGAGCAACTGGGGGTCGACCAAGCCATCCCTTCTCGAATTCTAGAGTTAATGAAGGTGGATGGTTTGACAAGACACAATGTGGCAAGTCACCTCCAG AAGTATCGAATGCATCGAAGACTCATCATGCCAAAGGAAGATGATCGGATATGGCATCATCCAAGGGACACTATGCAGAGGCTTTATGCACAAAACCCTGTCATGGCCTACCCTCCATACCATGCTAATCATGGTGTCTCAACCAACCAGATATACCCTGTATGGGGCCATCCTAGTACCCACCATCCTTCTGGCATCCAAAGATGGGGTCATTCGGGTTTCCCCTCATGGCAGCCTTCAGAAGTCTGGCCTTGGAAGAGTTATGCAGGG ATGCATGATGATGCGTGGGGTTGCCCTGTGATGCCCACACCACTAGTTCCATCCTCCCCCTTTCCTCAA GTACACATTTACCCAGGTTGTCATGGTTCAGACACAGTTCAAGAGCCAGGCAGCTTGCAGAAACTCCAACTTGAGCTTAATCTG GGAGAGGAGGAGATGATAGACAGGGTGGTGAAGGAGGCAATAAACAAGCCGTGGCTGCCTCTGCCATTGGGACTAAAGTCTCCTTCCACTGAAAGCGTTCTCTCTGAACTCCACAGGCAAGGCATCTCCACCATCCCTCCtcacacctccaccaacatcaacTCCTGCTGA
- the LOC122068114 gene encoding two-component response regulator-like APRR2 isoform X1, which produces MVCTADDQLGWKDFPKGLRVLLLDDDSDSAAEIKSRLQKMDYIVFTFCNENEALKAISNKTECFHVAIVEVSTGDNHGSFRFLESARDLPTIMTSNIHCLSTMMKCIAHGAAEFLQKPLSEDKLKNIWQHVVHKALNAGGTCVSKSLKPIKDNIVSRLQLQVETMNSESENLLQMESEGQDLKHNHDHSAASDRFPAPSTPQLKQGGRSVDDGDHQDQANCAMEKESGDQEAESKSVDITYRNPAEETTIKVDLEPGARGAGIKEEDYSPDGSKTGTTISSHQNDKDKIADSGIEEKTSNLPSFCGTRVNKRKIKVDWTPELHKRFVQAVEQLGVDQAIPSRILELMKVDGLTRHNVASHLQKYRMHRRLIMPKEDDRIWHHPRDTMQRLYAQNPVMAYPPYHANHGVSTNQIYPVWGHPSTHHPSGIQRWGHSGFPSWQPSEVWPWKSYAGMHDDAWGCPVMPTPLVPSSPFPQVHIYPGCHGSDTVQEPGSLQKLQLELNLGEEEMIDRVVKEAINKPWLPLPLGLKSPSTESVLSELHRQGISTIPPHTSTNINSC; this is translated from the exons ATGGTTTGCACTGCAGATGATCAACTGGGCTGGAAGGATTTTCCTAAAGGCCTCAGGGTTCTTCTCCTTGACGACGACAGTGACTCGGCTGCTGAGATAAAATCCAGACTTCAGAAAATGGACTACATTG TTTTCACATTCTGCAATGAGAATGAAGCATTGAAAGCAATTTCAAACAAAACCGAGTGCTTCCATGTTGCCATAGTGGAG GTCAGCACAGGCGATAACCATGGGAGTTTCAGGTTTCTCGAGAGTGCCAGGGACCTACCCACCATCA TGACGTCAAATATCCATTGCTTAAGCACTATGATGAAGTGCATTGCA CATGGTGCAgcagagttccttcagaagccATTATCTGAAGACAAATTGAAGAACATTTGGCAGCATGTTGTTCATAAG GCCTTGAATGCAGGGGGAACATGCGTTTCCAAATCACTGAAGCCCATCAAAGATAACATAGTTTCCAGGCTTCAGCTCCAAGTGGAAACCATGAACTCAGAGAGTGAAAATCTGTTGCAAATGGAAAGCGAAGGCCAGGACCTCAAGCATAACCATGACCACTCAGCAGCTAGTGATAGGTTTCCAGCACCTTCAACCCCACAATTGAAACAGGGGGGAAGATCTGTAGACGATGGTGACCATCAAGACCAGGCTAACTGCGCAATGGAGAAAGAGTCTGGGGATCAAGAAGCAGAATCGAAATCTGTCGACATTACTTACAGAAATCCAGCTGAGGAAACTACTATTAAAGTTGATTTAGAACCAGGCGCCAGAGGTGCTGGGATCAAAGAGGAGGATTACTCACCTGATGGTTCTAAGACTGGAACCACTATATCTTCTCATCAGAATGACAAAGACAAGATAGCGGATTCTGGAATTGAGGAAAAGACATCAAACCTTCCTTCTTTTTGTGGGACCAGAGTAAACAAGAGAAAGATAAAG gtcgACTGGACTCCTGAACTGCACAAACGGTTTGTGCAAGCAGTTGAGCAACTGGGGGTCGACCAAGCCATCCCTTCTCGAATTCTAGAGTTAATGAAGGTGGATGGTTTGACAAGACACAATGTGGCAAGTCACCTCCAG AAGTATCGAATGCATCGAAGACTCATCATGCCAAAGGAAGATGATCGGATATGGCATCATCCAAGGGACACTATGCAGAGGCTTTATGCACAAAACCCTGTCATGGCCTACCCTCCATACCATGCTAATCATGGTGTCTCAACCAACCAGATATACCCTGTATGGGGCCATCCTAGTACCCACCATCCTTCTGGCATCCAAAGATGGGGTCATTCGGGTTTCCCCTCATGGCAGCCTTCAGAAGTCTGGCCTTGGAAGAGTTATGCAGGG ATGCATGATGATGCGTGGGGTTGCCCTGTGATGCCCACACCACTAGTTCCATCCTCCCCCTTTCCTCAA GTACACATTTACCCAGGTTGTCATGGTTCAGACACAGTTCAAGAGCCAGGCAGCTTGCAGAAACTCCAACTTGAGCTTAATCTG GGAGAGGAGGAGATGATAGACAGGGTGGTGAAGGAGGCAATAAACAAGCCGTGGCTGCCTCTGCCATTGGGACTAAAGTCTCCTTCCACTGAAAGCGTTCTCTCTGAACTCCACAGGCAAGGCATCTCCACCATCCCTCCtcacacctccaccaacatcaacTCCTGCTGA